In the Thermoproteales archaeon genome, one interval contains:
- a CDS encoding ATP-binding cassette domain-containing protein, protein MNNIASLRNVEVKYLGEEKPSLYVEELTIEEKEFVLLLGSSGSGKSTLLKLLCGVIPHYQKAEVKGEIEVLGGDPRQEGLSGIVLRGAAIVLQNPDAQLFSATVESEVSFGPENLGLPREEIEKIIKWALNVVGMSGLEHKDTVSLSGGQKQRTAIASVLALKPRLLLLDEPVSQLDPQGSLSVMTCVNALPHKAGCAIIMAEHRLHDLYAAGTIREDARTIVLDKGRIAFDGELGEAVNKNILEFYGVREPSIFRVARKIYGKIPTLDRKELIKFLASNKASYSYSDSPPLPSKILVKIDDVWVRYDKKSGYVLKGVSFDIRKGEIVGLMGPNASGKTTLMKAISGLVKPSKGNITLDLNPRYDLAYVPQNPDLYLVSDSVIEELRLNPKESLDEKIVKAVINLLGLEKMLTKHPHALSRGQRFRVAVAAALAGKPKLLMLDEPTTGQDQKNIEALAQILKKYLSMQEACALISTHDVEFVLHNCSRVVVLKDGKVIASGAPWKVLRKEDIVKEACLRVPDEALVGLWN, encoded by the coding sequence ATGAATAACATTGCCTCACTCAGAAACGTCGAGGTTAAATATCTTGGAGAAGAGAAACCCAGTCTTTACGTCGAAGAGCTAACGATAGAAGAGAAGGAGTTTGTGCTCCTGCTTGGATCTTCTGGTTCTGGTAAAAGCACTCTGCTAAAACTGCTTTGCGGCGTTATACCTCATTACCAGAAAGCTGAAGTTAAGGGAGAAATCGAGGTGCTTGGTGGAGATCCGAGGCAGGAGGGATTATCGGGCATCGTTCTGAGAGGCGCAGCTATAGTTTTACAAAATCCTGATGCGCAGCTTTTTTCTGCCACGGTCGAGTCGGAAGTGAGTTTTGGCCCGGAAAACCTTGGGCTTCCTAGAGAAGAGATTGAGAAAATAATTAAATGGGCTTTAAACGTCGTAGGCATGTCAGGTCTTGAGCATAAGGATACCGTTAGCCTATCTGGCGGGCAGAAACAACGGACGGCTATAGCCAGCGTATTAGCTCTTAAGCCTCGTTTGCTACTTCTCGACGAGCCTGTAAGCCAGCTTGATCCTCAAGGCTCGCTATCAGTAATGACTTGCGTTAACGCATTACCACACAAAGCTGGCTGCGCTATTATAATGGCTGAGCATAGGCTACACGATCTCTACGCGGCAGGCACTATTAGAGAAGACGCTAGAACAATAGTTCTCGACAAAGGGAGGATAGCGTTTGACGGAGAACTCGGCGAGGCAGTAAATAAAAATATTTTAGAATTTTATGGAGTGAGAGAACCGAGCATTTTTAGAGTAGCCAGAAAAATTTACGGAAAAATCCCAACTCTCGACAGGAAAGAGCTAATTAAATTCCTTGCAAGCAATAAAGCATCCTACAGCTACAGCGACTCGCCGCCCCTTCCATCCAAGATTTTAGTAAAAATCGACGATGTATGGGTCAGGTATGACAAGAAAAGCGGATACGTGCTTAAAGGAGTTAGCTTTGATATTAGAAAAGGAGAAATTGTTGGACTTATGGGACCAAACGCCTCGGGAAAAACCACATTGATGAAAGCTATATCAGGTTTAGTTAAGCCATCAAAAGGCAATATTACGCTCGATTTAAACCCTAGATATGACTTAGCCTACGTTCCCCAAAATCCCGATCTCTACCTCGTTTCTGATAGTGTTATTGAAGAGCTCCGGCTCAACCCTAAAGAAAGCCTCGACGAGAAAATAGTTAAAGCCGTAATTAACTTGCTTGGCTTGGAGAAAATGCTTACTAAGCATCCCCACGCTCTTAGCCGTGGACAGAGATTTAGAGTAGCCGTCGCTGCAGCGTTAGCGGGTAAGCCTAAACTACTTATGTTAGATGAGCCCACGACGGGACAGGATCAGAAAAACATCGAAGCTCTTGCCCAAATTTTAAAAAAGTATCTTTCAATGCAGGAGGCATGCGCGTTGATAAGCACCCACGACGTAGAATTCGTCCTCCATAACTGTTCAAGAGTGGTCGTGCTTAAAGACGGAAAAGTTATCGCCTCGGGTGCTCCTTGGAAAGTTTTAAGAAAAGAGGATATTGTTAAAGAGGCATGCTTAAGAGTACCTGACGAAGCCCTGGTTGGATTATGGAATTAA
- a CDS encoding SIMPL domain-containing protein (The SIMPL domain is named for its presence in mouse protein SIMPL (signalling molecule that associates with mouse pelle-like kinase). Bacterial member BP26, from Brucella, was shown to assemble into a channel-like structure, while YggE from E. coli has been associated with resistance to oxidative stress.) produces MKKIYENKELLISFLAVVISVIALIGAFSARAPTPILSNSNNQTEERSALSVTGEGRVVVEPDIVSIVLAVEVEKPTAGEAISGAAEIMNNVIESLLKIGVKRDNITTSGFSLYPVYEYTEKKPVLIGYRVVNRITIKVSTAEKTGEVIDVAVSSGANRVDSITFTLSSGKYQSAYHKALSLAVKEAREKAEIVASASGVEIVKILEINIQQPYYVPIRYEMAEKAAAGTPILEGELTVTAQVNIIFEIKS; encoded by the coding sequence TTGAAAAAAATTTACGAGAATAAAGAATTGTTAATTTCTTTCCTGGCAGTAGTAATATCAGTAATTGCCCTAATAGGAGCATTTTCAGCTCGCGCACCAACGCCAATTTTGTCAAACTCGAATAATCAAACGGAAGAAAGAAGCGCATTATCGGTAACTGGAGAAGGCAGAGTAGTTGTTGAGCCGGATATCGTATCAATTGTTTTGGCTGTAGAAGTTGAAAAGCCAACGGCGGGCGAGGCTATTAGCGGAGCAGCCGAGATAATGAACAACGTTATAGAGAGCTTGCTAAAAATAGGAGTTAAAAGAGATAATATTACAACTTCAGGCTTTTCTCTATATCCAGTCTATGAATATACTGAGAAAAAGCCAGTCCTTATAGGGTATAGAGTCGTAAACAGGATCACCATAAAGGTTTCAACGGCTGAGAAAACAGGCGAGGTTATAGATGTTGCCGTTAGTTCTGGAGCAAATCGAGTAGATTCTATAACTTTTACGCTAAGCTCTGGAAAATATCAATCGGCTTATCACAAGGCATTATCTCTTGCTGTGAAAGAAGCACGCGAAAAAGCTGAAATAGTTGCTTCGGCTTCAGGAGTGGAAATAGTTAAAATACTCGAAATAAACATACAACAACCATATTATGTTCCGATCAGATATGAGATGGCTGAAAAAGCTGCTGCGGGTACTCCGATTCTAGAGGGAGAATTAACTGTCACTGCGCAAGTTAACATAATATTCGAGATAAAAAGCTGA
- a CDS encoding energy-coupling factor transporter transmembrane protein EcfT, which translates to MELIELTRLEKAPLRKLNPVSKLVLIISIAILAVTIDNIDTLKIICLASLVVYALAKPGLARIKMTILLLALTVWGTVFSQALFYSGYPRTPIVELVSPETPVIGWATGGIYVYLEGIEYGFKQSIRLIASLLVGLAVAWTTDPKNFLIYLSGIGVSRALALSTMISFRFIPVFVSDAASTLAVLKLRGMSLRRDKPSSVLKYAKKFLTPLYASLVRRARTLSVAIESRGYGQSKHGVRYELRFTKLDYTVIAASLTITIAVLCVKLLFYAYTTGAYYNPALVYVYAFARKYL; encoded by the coding sequence ATGGAATTAATAGAGTTGACGCGTTTAGAAAAGGCACCACTCCGCAAGCTTAACCCTGTATCTAAGCTCGTTTTGATAATCTCCATAGCTATTTTAGCAGTCACGATAGATAATATCGATACTTTAAAAATTATTTGTTTGGCATCTCTTGTAGTGTATGCCCTGGCTAAGCCTGGTTTAGCTAGGATTAAAATGACTATACTTCTATTAGCATTAACTGTTTGGGGAACTGTTTTCAGCCAAGCATTGTTCTATAGCGGCTACCCCAGGACTCCAATAGTAGAGCTCGTATCTCCCGAAACTCCCGTAATTGGCTGGGCTACAGGAGGCATCTACGTTTACCTAGAAGGAATAGAATACGGTTTTAAACAATCTATTAGACTTATAGCTTCGCTGCTTGTTGGGCTTGCAGTTGCTTGGACCACCGATCCCAAGAACTTCCTAATTTATTTGTCGGGTATAGGGGTTTCGAGAGCTTTAGCGCTATCTACTATGATATCTTTCCGCTTTATACCAGTATTCGTCTCCGATGCCGCATCGACGCTCGCAGTTCTGAAGCTTAGGGGCATGAGCCTTCGCAGGGATAAACCATCTTCAGTGCTCAAATACGCTAAAAAGTTTCTTACGCCTCTCTATGCTTCTCTGGTAAGAAGAGCTAGAACGTTATCGGTAGCGATAGAGAGCAGAGGTTATGGACAATCCAAGCATGGAGTACGCTATGAGCTGAGGTTCACAAAACTAGACTATACAGTTATCGCGGCATCTTTGACGATAACTATAGCAGTTCTATGCGTTAAACTGCTGTTCTACGCATATACGACCGGCGCATATTACAACCCAGCACTAGTATATGTTTATGCGTTCGCCAGAAAATATCTCTAA
- a CDS encoding PH domain-containing protein, protein MQLPKDLLNVVGKERMVWADKPLFTPFILKRLPALIFPLLFMLFPLLIFWGTGAPINPVVILFFMFWYGFLFFIVFTIIVYPILVWRNLFYVLTEKRVIIRKGIIGIDFDILKLELIQQINVNVGIIDRAYGTGSLIIQAMGVQPLIIENVKNPLMVREKLEKLLEKKTK, encoded by the coding sequence GTGCAGCTGCCAAAAGATCTTTTAAACGTGGTGGGGAAAGAAAGGATGGTTTGGGCCGATAAACCTTTGTTTACTCCTTTCATACTTAAGCGCTTGCCAGCTCTCATATTTCCTCTCTTATTCATGCTATTTCCATTGTTAATCTTTTGGGGGACTGGAGCTCCGATAAATCCGGTCGTTATATTATTCTTTATGTTTTGGTACGGCTTTCTCTTCTTCATAGTTTTCACGATCATTGTTTATCCAATTCTCGTGTGGCGGAATCTTTTTTATGTCTTGACAGAGAAGAGGGTAATAATTCGGAAAGGCATAATAGGGATAGACTTCGATATTTTAAAGCTTGAGCTTATACAGCAGATTAACGTTAATGTTGGAATAATAGATCGTGCCTATGGCACGGGAAGCTTAATTATTCAAGCTATGGGAGTTCAACCGCTCATTATTGAAAATGTAAAAAATCCTTTGATGGTTAGAGAGAAGCTGGAGAAGCTTTTAGAGAAGAAAACAAAATAG